From the genome of Trichosurus vulpecula isolate mTriVul1 chromosome X, mTriVul1.pri, whole genome shotgun sequence:
GACCCCGCCCCTCCGCATACCACCGGTAATGGAGGAGTACCATTTGATGGAGCACAGAGAATCAGATAAGTTAAGGGACCCACTCCTGGATCCCTTAACTCCATGCCCTCAACTCCAGTTCTCATCCACCATTTTGGTTTCCTTCCCCTcattcatcctcttttcccttttactcctcctccccatatctgctgGTCTGTTTTTACATGACACAGTAAGGCTCCCGAGGGGCCTGGGGACCTCCAGCCCCCCAGCAAGGGGCATGAGTCCTCAGGCACTTCTTGAGGTCCTTGTTGAGGAGGAAGCAGACGATGGGGTTGACCCCAGCCTGTGTAAAGCTCATCCAGACGGCAGTGGCTAGGTATCGGTGAGGCACAGCACAGGCCTTCACAAAAACCCGCCAATAGCAGGCCACAATATAGGGAGACCAAAGCAGCAGGAATAGCAGAGTGATGGCGTAAAACATGCGGCCTAGCTCCTTCTCCCCCCGGAACTCCTCCATGCCTAGGAGGCGCCGGCTAGCTGTGTGGCCTCCTCCCCCTCCAGTCGCCTGCCGGATGCCTAGCAGGGTGGGAGGCAGGGGGCCTCGGCCAAAGCCAGCTATCCAGTTTGCGGCAGCCTGGCCAGTGGCACCAGGCCCATGAAACGTCCAGTTCTGACTGACTGCTGGGACAGTCTGGACAGGGCGCATCTTGCGGTGGCGGTACTCAAAGAGAAGCAGCTTCCCGTACACAGCATGGGTGGCGGCCATGAGGGCAGCCAGCATGAGCATGAAACCCAGTGTGTCGTTGGCCTTGAAGTAGCGGTGTTCAAAGATGCACTGGTCCTCCTCGCGGATGAACTTGTAGGTGCCCACATCAAAAACAGGTGGGAAGGCCATGGCCACAGAGAGGGTCCAGGCCATGCAAATGACCGCTGCACTGGTCCAGAGGGTCATGCGCTTGGCATAGAAGCGGTGGTGAGCCACAGCCATGTAGCGGGTGACACTGATACAGAAGAGCATAAAGGCGGCGTGGAAGCAGAAGAGCACGGCCATGAAAGCCACCACCTTGCAGCTGAGCG
Proteins encoded in this window:
- the GPR173 gene encoding probable G-protein coupled receptor 173; translated protein: MMPNATGPDDVSGSGSSLPPTTAAAAAAAAAAAAASTSIKLVLLGAIICVSLVGNALLSLLVLRERALHKAPYYFLLDLCLADGVRAAVCFPFVLASIRHGSAWTYSALSCKVVAFMAVLFCFHAAFMLFCISVTRYMAVAHHRFYAKRMTLWTSAAVICMAWTLSVAMAFPPVFDVGTYKFIREEDQCIFEHRYFKANDTLGFMLMLAALMAATHAVYGKLLLFEYRHRKMRPVQTVPAVSQNWTFHGPGATGQAAANWIAGFGRGPLPPTLLGIRQATGGGGGHTASRRLLGMEEFRGEKELGRMFYAITLLFLLLWSPYIVACYWRVFVKACAVPHRYLATAVWMSFTQAGVNPIVCFLLNKDLKKCLRTHAPCWGAGGPQAPREPYCVM